The Caenorhabditis elegans chromosome I genome includes the window TGGTCAACTCTCAGGATTGATGGAGCGAAGATGGTGGCCAAGTTACGAGCATCCATCTTGTTACCTGACAGCTGAAACTTCACCATTTACTTGAGgttaatataaataaataaaaacataccAATTCTCCATCTTCATCATGCCGATCCTGTGAATGGCATGAGACTTCGTGAAGAAACTTGAGAAGTACGAAGAGAGTGTCAAGAATTGGAGAGACGAGGAGAGCAAAGAGCAGACGAATCGCTTCGATTCTCTCGTCAACGTTGAGTTCTGGAACAGAATATTGTTATCATAATCAAAACTGCGAAAACCTACTTGCTGCTCCAATATACGCTGAATAATGTTCCCCTGGCAATAGACTTTGCGGCAAATCTCTGAAATACTCTTTGAGCAGAGTTGCGACGTCGTGTGACGTTGTGTTCTCCACCATATTGTCATTGATCACAGCTCCACCGCCAACCTTTTCCAGCGCATTTCTCAGTTGTCTACATCGTTTTGTATTTCCAGCAACTCGAAACAATCCGACTTGTGTCAACCCGTAAGTCATTAGATATTGTGTACAATTTTCCACGATTTTCGGAACTTGAAGTGCGTGTGGATCCACATCATCAATGTTTGCATCTAGAGAACATGAAAATGAAGCAGAAGCTGGACGttgctttttcagaaatcgtcCGGTCACTTGCTGCGGTTCACATGTTGTTGGCTCCGCGGAGAGTAAATTGGCAGAGGGAAGTATAGAGCCCGTGGGTGGTGCTGAGCCCATGATAGGAGATGGAGATGATGGATTTGAAGTTGATGTTGGATACAGATTTTGAGTAGAAGGATATAACCATTTACGATCTTCTGGCATTGTGTGACTCATCATTTCTGGCTCCGATTTTGTTGGTTTCGCTTttgatctggaaattttaagaattaatCTCTCTTTCTTTAGTTTTGATAGTACTCAGTAATTTTAATagatattcaattattttactaGAAGAGtataaaacaaatattcgCGTTATGGGAACTTTCGGGCACCAATTTCGCAACTTACTCAGCAATTTGCCACAACTTTTGCACTGTCTCTAGCAACTTTAgatgcaaagaaaaaaaaagctaaagtTGACAGAGAATTCGCAACGAATTGCCTTgtattcaacaaattttctcgttttttcccCAAGTCGGTTTTAAAATGCTCTATTCTCTTCATTCACTTACTTATTAAGCATTATAACTGTGGAATCATCAAGTGATCTACATCGACTCTCCTGATCCAGCCTCTTCTCATTCAGCATACACATCGCCAACGACACTCCAAAAACCCTCTTTTCCTCAGGCATCGGTGTCCCTGAGGCCCTTCGTTGAACATCCGCTACCGTCGGCGTTCGATTGCTTTTCACGAGTTTTTGACGTTTTTGTCGGAGAGCTGACAATGAGTCTTCAATTAGAGGCAGGTGTGACACAGACACTTCTCTACTATAACTTACCTTTTGGTTTGCCCAAGTTGACACCGGGAAGCATTTTTGTGAGACGTTGAGCGGCGAGGAGTTGAAGAGCAGATCGTTCGATTTCTGATAGGTTTTCTAGTCGAGCACCACGTAACACCACTTCGGCACCATCTACCGATCGCCATGTCATACtgtcctgaaaatttaaatttgaaaaaaaagcggaTTACTAAAATaacaagtttttgttttaattataataatttcaaaatactttttttttcaaaaatttgaaaaagacaTCAAATCGTGATAGAAAGCTGCCGTTTGCCAAGAACATTGTGTCggtcaataattttcagcttgttttcagaaacgttccaagtttttcaaagcATTTAAACTTTAGcgagttttcaaaagtaatATTTCAGTAGTGTTTTTTCGTGAATCCCACATCGTGATTTcactatgattttttgaaaaatcgaagaataAATAGCCAGTCCCGACAACTTAATTTCCTTGACTCACCAATGATTTCCATGCAGAATCTGTTGATGAAGATGTTGAACTTGCATGTGAATATGCATATTTTGGTTTCAACTTCCATAGAAGCTTCTGCGATGAGTATTTCCATCCCTCGGAATgcgaactgaaatttttgactttaCAATCATCAAGTTTTCAGCTGTAATATTTAATTGGTTGTAGGGGAACTATTCAGCTGTTTGaaagattgaaaatatttgaatgactaattcaataattttattttatgggCAATTCTTACTTACAATTCTCACTTGTTAGGtgttcaattaaaacattctACGTCAACTCCATTCCCGGTTTTAGAAGCTTCTAAAATTTACCCACTACTTCGAAGTTAATAACTATTAAAATGAAGTCGGTATCTACATACCAGGTCGAGCTCTGTAAACGGTAAATTAAGCAAAATTAGGCAAAGTTGCCGCACGCCCCTGCTACAGACTCATTAAAATACACTTGAAGCACGTCAAATATCGCGTCAAAGTTCAGGGAATCCACGAAATTTGCATTTAATCCATTTCTCCTTAACTCTCTTCCCTAGAACTAAAAAAGCCATGTCAACATTGTTCAAATATGCTCAATAACTCCCAAttgttttcaggtttttttgaGATTGGTGAAAACAAGTAAAAATAATCGAGAagggaaaataatttgaattcccgcgggATCTcatttctctctttctcgcttttgtttttcatatcAATTCCAGAACATGATAACGTGGGCGAGATGAAGAGTGAGAGCAGACAAAAAATATGGCTTCGATTACGTAGAAGATTTTATgaacaaaaatgaatcaaatgATTCGCGGAAATAATTGAGAGAACAAAGAGAGGACTTTATAAGGAAAGTATGAGATATGCGAAGTTTTCTTAAAAGTCTTGAACATCGGTGCAGTGTGCCTGCCTGAATGCCTGGTGCCTACTCGTAGGCATGAAGTCCTGCTGCATTTATAGGTGaacaaattggcaatttaccaaaactttggcagaaaatttttaacaataaaaaagttaaactttAAGGTGTTTTTGTGAGATTTTTACCGCAATTCGTTCTAGTCATAGTCAATCATatcaatacaaaaaaacaGGGATAAAAGCAGAGAAGAACACGAAAATTCGATTGGGAAACTCGAAAACCCAGAGAATTGTctattttcaagaattttttgggtttctcCGTGTATATTTTACTAATATAACTACaactttaaataatttaattaaacgctctcaaatttttccactgaaataCTTGATTTAACTGCCCGTTTTTGTTGCTCAGAATTTCGAGAGTTTCCATAACTATTTtgcactttcaaaaatttccgagtAGCTCTAGAACCGAGcttccaaaatatttcaaatgaatCTGATTCTTCCTCCCCTTGAACTTTGACTCACTTTAATCATCAactctaaaaaacaaaaacaaacctGCTCGCTGAAAGCGGAACATTCGGAGAAACAGGTGCCGTCATCGAGTAGTTGTGATGGTGATGAGACGACGAATCGGCGACGCCGTGCGCGCTCGTTCCGGCGATGTCTAGCGTGTCATGCGAATCGTTGAAATCCGACGAATCTCGTGAATCGCGAAGACGGCcctggaaaaatgtgaagataatttgaattttggttgAAGTTTCGGAACTTTTTGCCAAATACTTTTAAAGATAATTACAATTAAATGAGAACTAGGCATTTActacaaataaattaaaacaatttttaaaacatatttctgTAGAATAAAGTGggaaaatctggatttttgagatttggaagactagaaaacaaaacaaaggaatacttgatatttttcaacggGTAAAAAACGTAAAGACATAGTAAAGATCATTGacattcaatttcaatttgtagAGGTGGATCTTGAGGCTTAACTAGCAGAAGATGCACAATATATACAATAACTTTTGGCTGCATATATAATGGTCATAGTAGGGAGCAATTAATGGGTTTTTTTGAACTATAGACACGTTGTCACAGATTGAACCCAGTTTTGCAAGGGTGACGTCATGGTACTTCACTTCCAACTTTACAAAGATAGATTATGGTAGTCAATGAAGGTAGTCAATGTATTAGCTACTGTTTGAGGTAACCAACTTTCAGACTGAAGAGTGCAGGTGGAAGATACCCCCTATTTAATCTTCAAGATGGCAAACTTCTTGAGAACTGAATTCTGTCAGAAGAGTACTGTGCACAAACTGTACACAAAAATTCAGTGCAATCTTTGTGCAATCAATTATAGCAACTATCCATCATCTATAAACTTTCCCGGCTCCAAAACTGAACCTCCGATGAATCTTACCTTTTTCTTTCGGAATATGAACATCTTCATGTgttgaatgtttgaaaacgTTGTGTCGAGATGTTCAAGACTTGAAAAAGTCTCAAACGTCTCTCAATTCACACGTAAATCAGTTAGATAATTAGACtagttttgtgtgtgtgtctcAAACGAGAATAATCAGCTGCACAGTGATATCACCCTAGGAGACACGAGAGGGGAGTGGCTCTTCGGGCTTCAGCTCCTGTGTGCACACGAGCACACAAGGAAGGCGACCACGCCTTCTTTTTTCATATGGATTAgactcttcttcttcttattcttcttccatttttcctctactttttgataaaaacgagatgatgatgatgatgagaggGGCCCCCGCACATACCGCGGCAAAAGTTCGAAGCTAACTTTAATTgggtttttaataaaataatgagATGAGTGGAGAGCAATAGGAGGGACGACGAGAAAGCTGTTTAATGAGCAAGACAGGGAAAAAGAGCGGCATTAAATAATTGggaagaaaactattttttttcacttctagAATCAACATATGATGTTGTGAATGGGGCCAGGAGGGATGtttagacattttttattcaaaaggGGAGATGTTTTGAAGACGTCACGGTTTCACTAATAAGAAAACTGAACGAAATGACTCCTGATTGGCCAAATATTAAAgagaaaataatcaaaaaaatcttttaatttttttttaattgctagGAACCTAGTACTTCCTACCTATCAAACTTTAGGAACtcgaaaattgtaaataaatttttaggaattttgtgttttattgtgtttgaattatttgttttcataaaTGGTAGGGGTTGAAACTTGCAGCGGTGCTTGAAATTCTTCAAGAagtccaaattaaaaaaaaaatttgacatcgTGCGTGCCAAAATGAAAAGCTTTGACAgaaattctgtaaaataaaaaatcgaagtgTTGAATTATTATatgaaagtatttttaaaaatcactccTGAAATATATTCGGAGATATAGAATGTCTTGCTTAAAAgctcaataaaataattttttttaattatggaAAACTTTGAGCGCCTTGGGAGTTACAAAAgataaaaatcagttttgatctgaaataCTCACGGGGTGTGACGTCATCttctaacaaaaattgaacgGGTTCTCTCTAACTGTGCCTCTTTTAGTTGCCGAGGAAACAACGGTAACTGTTTAAAAATgatgtcaaatttttggtattttcccTTGAAAAAAGTCCCTTGGGATTGTTCAAAATGTGTATAATTAACATTAAAATATGACACAACTATCACATTAGATTATTAATCTCTATGTCTATTTATACAcagtttggaatttttcgatgaGAAATTAGAACCAAAAAATcacctttttaaaaatcctcaTAGAAATCTGCAACTAATGTGATATTGTGAGCCAGAAATTTGGgcgtttcaagaaaaatttgaatgtgcTCTCTCTatcgaaaactcaaaatgtacttcaaaatgaaaactcaaaatttactTGGAAAATGTACCAGCTACAAATTCTTGAAACTAGTGGGCgtggaatttttcagcagaaaattttaagcttgTAGGCTGATTCTAtaaggaaaatattcaaagagaAGTGTATAtacatttagaaaaatttagaaaaatttaaagataatCGGGAAACCGAAATGTTAACAAAATCGAACACATTATGTGCACATTACAAATTATCTGTgactttaaaaacatttacaagagttttaaaaataaactagaatatattttgataaataaacttgcaactaaaactttttcttgtagtcgtaaaaattaattgagaaTATAGTTGGTAACTTTTGGGGCATTAAtatctatcaaaaaatgagaacaaTTTTAACACTCATacattcatttcaaaactttaagagaattaaaatttctcaaaaatgtcatATATTCTCCAGTAGTCTAGCACTTAACTATTTCACTTTAACAACTCGGTACATCTTCAAGatttaagaaaattataaactgaAATACCAATATTTTAGCAGTGGACAATTCTTTGATAAACCCAGCAGCCAGAGTTGAGTATGTgtactataaaaaattattcacatatttttccagcattttatttcagattgaaaCTTTTAGTAAAGTTTAGTCAAGTACATCTTCAGGAGTACATAGTTACCTACCGCCTGTTATTTTAGTGCTTGGCTAAAAAAGACAACAGAATCACCAGAgatccttttcaaaaaaaaatctagagaCAGTGCATGTTAAGCTCTAGACAATTATATTGCTAGAAGGAAGCCTAAAAATTAAGATCAAACTCGCTTCCAACAAAGTCACAAACTACGGAATCCGTAAACGGAGCAGAGTCTTTTGGTGCACCCGTGAAGCTCTGGACACTGTGGGAAAATAACAAGAAATGATTGAGAGAGGAAAAATTAGAAGGTAGTTGATGGTATTGGTAtgaagaataagaaaaaaggaaggaaaaaagaaatagaagGAAATTCACGATtataagaaagaaaaagaagaagagatgGAGGCAATCTATGGAATCATGACTACACCAATTTTGAGGCATATATTTTGGTAGaagaaaaataaggaaaacaaGACaacatcatgaaaaaaaaagaacgacagccttcagaagaaaaagtaggagaaattgggaaaaattggaggaaatgGCAATCAAGAAGCTCTTCTGTGCAGTATGAAGGACACACGACagaaatagattttttgaagcaaaatttattggaaaagatGATTTCCgctatttttggaattgataTTGTAGAAAATGCCTGCAATTTGAACACCAAAATCCATGTCTGTTGGAATGAAAAGTGATCTACGCCTGCCTACCTCCAAAATACAAGTTCGTTAGTACTCCCAGTtaaacttccagaaaattaaatgaattgagaaattgagaaataagaGAAATAAGGTGGCAGACAGACACGTAGGTACGCAGACAGGCAGGCACCAGGCACGGATCATTGATGCCTATACTGAATTGAATAATTCAaacacctttttttaaaattatatcaaagttttttttcacaaatgatTAAGCTTGAAAGATCCAAGTTTTAGGAGAATGAGCCTAAAAATCGTGTCCAAAATAAAGGCTTCTAACTTTCAGGATCATAATTCATCTCTCTTGTTAAACTaatctcttcttcttctccattttctcccattttcccttgctcattttccaaattcatcaaaaattccggTCGAATTTCTGGTCAAACGCCAAAAAGAGCCACAAAATGCCCCCTGAAAATGGAGAGAAGGAAGCCTCCAAAAATCCGGATCAGAAATAGAAACACAAAATGAAACACTTTTTGTGCTGAAAGAATGTTAATATAATGCAAATGGCTTTGGATCTGAGCAGGTAGAAATGGAGAAACAAGTGAGAGAGTATcgtgagaaaataaaaaactgaggGGAGTCGTGACGTCATCAATGATCATTTTACAATAGCTTATGAcgtactttaatttttcaaatgagacAATTTGTGTTGAGCTGAAAAGACAGAAATTCGGCTCGAGTTTTGAaacgattaattttttttgttgaaaaatatagaaacgTGTGAAATTGTATCAGGTAGGTACCCCAATATCTGTCTGCCGACACACATGCCTATTGCCATTGCTTATTACCCTAGACAttggcaggcaggcatgaacTCGTGTCTACCTACCATGAAAATTGGGCTCGAGTTTTAAAAcgattcagaattttttcagctttctaAAGAAAATCACCAACTTTCTTAAAATGTTTAGCGCATAGTGGGGATCTCCTTCAGTCTGAAAAGTCCGGAGAATGACAGCACAATaagtacagtactctttaaagtgtactgtaattatttaaaaaaaaaactgcaaaaatttgtcgtgacGAGACCGATGACGAACCTCTGGATACTCTCTGATAAGAAACACAAACTTGTCAGGCAactaaaactaataaaaaatattagaaaagaATATGTCAAAAGTCGAAAAAAGGTATGTAAAAAGAGAGTGTCAAGTTGACCATAAACCTATGAAACAGGAAGCGACTGGTCTCGAGGCGGCAGTGACTTTGGATGTTTCCGGAGACACATGTCTGTCTCCAGAATCCATACACACATTTTTGTGCATTCAGAGAAATGGAAAAGCATGCAAACGTATCGAGTTACCTCACTCTTTCTCTCTCAACTTCATAAGGGAATGGAAGAGAACCACATTAGGTGATGTTCACACATTTGACGCCTTTTCACCCCCAAAAAAATGGATGCAAGAACTTTGAATTTAGGAATAAAAGAGAGGGAATATGAAACTTTAagatgttttgaaattgaatggTGATATTGGTTACATAGATATATGCTACCTGATTTCGGCAGAGTAGCGCCTAACTATAGGTGATTGTTCCTTTTTGCAGTCAatgaaaaatgcttaaaatattttgaaaaatttttcatagccCCATTAGAGTGATTTTGCCAGTTCATGCATAACAGTTCATGCACTGATTTTATTGCTACTGCACGCAATaccatttttcaatcaataattttaaatgtaatgCTTATaggaaaaataagaataatgTTTGGTAAGTCGTTCTCAATTAGATAAGTATGAAAATATACTGGTACTGtacttttttaatgttaaaattgttttaaaattaaaaagttgtctgGGAACTTCCACAAAAATAACGACAGCACAGTCTGTATATTTtaacaaatataaaaattccagatagtctttcaaaatttagactgaaaatttcggaatatcaaaaaaatgatgagtGTTTAATTATGATTTTAGGTTAATATATAACTCTTGGAATagtaaagaaaacaaataaaatgtgctacagtaaccttcaGCTATGCGAATTCAGACATATAGGACAGTTTACGAATATTCCAgtaattttctaaatgttcCTAGACAGAACCTGCAAATATTTGAGGCcctaacaaaaaacaatttcaaaaatttgttattttc containing:
- the rga-6 gene encoding Rho-GAP domain-containing protein (Confirmed by transcript evidence), with product MSTSSRTPSPSSLSACGGPSSSTTTAHPSSSPKSKTSVTSSRSDTDSVIPEHKPSSASSFSIGRLLFRSSGSSNSTKRDSVDSGKDDETGRSPATSRPGSPNPGGDKSPQMSTSRRLAGFASRSIRKSQWRLFKHRTFFGSQRSSMKKNQLQLPRLTLRHPSIDSSAMPLQLDVDENASGEGSDDFLQIRRSTQRRWTDSDTTGRLRDSRDSSDFNDSHDTLDIAGTSAHGVADSSSHHHHNYSMTAPVSPNVPLSASSSHSEGWKYSSQKLLWKLKPKYAYSHASSTSSSTDSAWKSLDSMTWRSVDGAEVVLRGARLENLSEIERSALQLLAAQRLTKMLPGVNLGKPKALRQKRQKLVKSNRTPTVADVQRRASGTPMPEEKRVFGVSLAMCMLNEKRLDQESRCRSLDDSTVIMLNKSKAKPTKSEPEMMSHTMPEDRKWLYPSTQNLYPTSTSNPSSPSPIMGSAPPTGSILPSANLLSAEPTTCEPQQVTGRFLKKQRPASASFSCSLDANIDDVDPHALQVPKIVENCTQYLMTYGLTQVGLFRVAGNTKRCRQLRNALEKVGGGAVINDNMVENTTSHDVATLLKEYFRDLPQSLLPGEHYSAYIGAASRFSQF